One window of Brevibacterium pigmentatum genomic DNA carries:
- a CDS encoding Nramp family divalent metal transporter has product MSANSNDAASTVSSDSSPTTGPKRRGILGSLREVGPGIIAVLAMMGAGDLVTASVSGSNYGYNLMWLLAASLLIRFVIVNIMGRYQVLNLKNQSIIEGYRDVARWYPWAIGIAAVISGHLLNGYMVRGAGEALASIFTVGDPFLWSCILVVGSIFVIGKNVYKTIESIMKLLLAMMTVVFLGLAIYSVPDVGEIVRGTIGFGIPDNTGAIGVFAVALSLIGAVAGSMANFLYPYYVRDKGWRGVGFKKLQRNDILFGISSAIVISLSIWVVGAEILRPNGIQVTNLDDISQALTIHLGAVGGIIFYLGAFGILYSSVVGFANGFPKIIVDCLHIIVPARRERYGDHFEDDPSFKWFSLFILVSPIIWAFPGMPGFVTMAVFVTGLQAVVVPLVAIGLLILANKKSHFGEHKANLFENIILVLTTLLTIWVTVQVVIGWF; this is encoded by the coding sequence ATGAGTGCGAATAGCAACGACGCTGCCAGCACAGTCAGCTCAGACAGTTCACCCACAACCGGACCGAAGCGGCGCGGAATCCTCGGGAGCCTCCGCGAAGTCGGACCCGGGATCATCGCCGTCCTCGCCATGATGGGCGCGGGCGACCTGGTGACCGCCTCGGTGTCGGGGTCGAACTACGGATACAACCTCATGTGGCTGCTTGCGGCCTCTCTGCTCATCCGCTTCGTCATCGTCAACATCATGGGCCGCTACCAGGTCCTCAACCTCAAGAACCAGTCCATCATCGAAGGCTACCGTGATGTCGCCCGGTGGTATCCATGGGCGATCGGGATCGCCGCCGTCATCAGCGGACACCTGCTCAACGGCTACATGGTCCGCGGAGCCGGCGAGGCTCTGGCCAGCATCTTCACAGTCGGGGACCCATTCCTGTGGTCGTGCATCCTCGTGGTCGGCAGCATCTTCGTCATCGGAAAGAACGTCTACAAGACGATCGAAAGCATCATGAAGCTGCTCCTGGCGATGATGACCGTCGTCTTCCTCGGGCTCGCGATCTACAGCGTGCCCGACGTCGGTGAGATCGTCCGCGGCACCATCGGCTTCGGCATCCCGGACAATACCGGGGCGATCGGCGTCTTCGCCGTGGCACTCTCCCTCATCGGCGCGGTCGCCGGTTCGATGGCGAACTTCCTCTACCCCTACTATGTTCGCGACAAGGGATGGCGTGGGGTCGGCTTCAAGAAGCTGCAGCGCAACGACATTCTGTTCGGAATCTCCTCGGCGATCGTCATCAGCCTCTCAATCTGGGTCGTCGGTGCCGAGATCCTTCGCCCGAACGGCATCCAGGTGACCAACCTCGACGACATCTCGCAGGCGCTGACGATCCACCTCGGCGCCGTCGGCGGAATCATCTTCTACCTCGGCGCATTCGGGATCCTCTACAGCAGCGTCGTCGGCTTCGCCAACGGATTCCCGAAGATCATCGTCGACTGCTTGCACATCATCGTGCCTGCCAGGCGCGAACGCTACGGCGATCACTTCGAAGACGACCCGTCCTTCAAGTGGTTCAGCCTCTTCATCCTCGTCTCTCCGATCATCTGGGCGTTCCCCGGAATGCCCGGATTCGTCACGATGGCAGTCTTCGTCACCGGACTCCAGGCGGTCGTCGTCCCGCTCGTCGCGATCGGTCTGCTCATCCTGGCGAATAAGAAGAGTCACTTCGGAGAGCATAAAGCGAACCTCTTCGAGAACATCATCCTCGTACTCACCACCCTGCTGACGATCTGGGTGACGGTCCAGGTCGTGATCGGCTGGTTCTAG
- a CDS encoding glucarate dehydratase family protein, with protein MSAAKRTHIVDINLTPVAFADPPLLNAVGVHEPFAIRTIIEIVTDSGMYGLGETYGDEAHQNRLQLAADALNGTDVFDTNRARAAVDEAMADDSTAGGHGMSGMITDSSTLDRVFSPFEVALLDLQGKILGVPVSDLLGGRVRDRVDFSGYLFYKWAGHPGDPDDRWGEALDPAGIVCQAEKMIAEYGFTALKLKGGVFHPDEEAAAIEALAERFPDVPLRIDPNAAWTVETSLRIAERLDSTLEYLEDPTPGVEGMAEVRSKASMPLATNMCVVAFAQLPDAVAAGSIDVILSDHHFWGGLRRSTMLAGIAETFGMSLSMHSNSHLGISLAAMLHLAGATKNIDYACDTHWPWKNPEDDVIVGDPFSFVGGSVEVPTRPGLGVELDRDRLAQLHQRYLDCGIRNRDDTGYMQKFNPDYSAVAPRW; from the coding sequence ATGTCTGCTGCCAAGCGCACCCACATCGTCGACATCAATCTCACTCCCGTCGCCTTCGCTGATCCCCCACTGCTCAACGCCGTGGGAGTCCACGAACCCTTCGCCATCCGCACGATCATCGAGATCGTCACCGATTCGGGCATGTACGGCCTGGGCGAAACCTACGGCGATGAAGCTCATCAGAACCGTCTCCAACTCGCCGCCGACGCTCTCAACGGCACCGACGTCTTCGACACCAATCGAGCTCGGGCCGCCGTCGACGAGGCGATGGCCGACGATTCCACCGCCGGCGGCCACGGTATGAGCGGAATGATCACCGATTCATCGACCCTCGACCGGGTCTTCTCCCCGTTCGAAGTCGCGCTGCTCGACCTGCAGGGAAAGATCCTCGGGGTTCCGGTCTCGGACCTCCTCGGCGGCCGGGTCCGCGATCGAGTCGATTTCAGCGGCTACCTGTTCTACAAGTGGGCCGGTCACCCCGGAGACCCCGATGACAGGTGGGGCGAGGCACTCGACCCGGCGGGCATCGTGTGCCAGGCCGAGAAGATGATCGCCGAGTACGGGTTCACAGCGCTCAAGCTCAAGGGTGGCGTCTTCCACCCGGACGAGGAGGCAGCAGCGATCGAAGCTCTCGCGGAACGTTTCCCAGATGTTCCCCTGCGTATCGACCCGAATGCGGCGTGGACGGTCGAGACCTCGCTTCGCATCGCCGAACGCCTCGACTCCACTCTCGAATACCTCGAGGATCCGACGCCGGGCGTCGAAGGCATGGCGGAAGTCCGCTCCAAGGCATCGATGCCGCTGGCGACGAACATGTGCGTGGTCGCATTCGCTCAGCTGCCGGACGCCGTGGCCGCAGGCAGCATCGACGTCATCCTCTCCGACCACCATTTCTGGGGCGGTCTGCGCCGGTCCACGATGCTGGCCGGCATCGCCGAGACTTTCGGAATGTCACTGTCGATGCATTCGAATTCCCACTTGGGCATCAGTCTCGCAGCCATGCTGCACTTGGCCGGAGCGACGAAGAACATCGATTACGCCTGCGATACGCACTGGCCGTGGAAGAACCCAGAGGACGACGTCATCGTCGGCGACCCGTTCAGCTTCGTGGGCGGCAGCGTCGAGGTGCCCACGCGGCCCGGACTCGGAGTCGAATTGGATCGCGATCGACTTGCTCAGCTGCACCAGCGATACCTCGACTGCGGCATCAGAAATCGCGACGACACGGGATACATGCAGAAGTTCAACCCCGACTACAGTGCCGTGGCTCCACGCTGGTAA
- a CDS encoding L-talarate/galactarate dehydratase, with protein MAYTPDAIKTITLSSIRLPLAVPISDAKVFTGRQKPMTEVAMLFAEITTTEGHSGIGFSYSKRGGGPAQYAHAKEIAEAALGEDPNDIAKLYTKLLWAGASVGRSGLATQALAAIDVALYDLKAKRAELPLAKFLGSHRDAVRTYNTSGGFLNASIDEVKERASKSLEDGIGGIKIKVGLPDSAEDLRRVSAVREHIGDAPLMVDANQQWDRATALRMGRTLDELGLVWIEEPLDAYDVEGHARLTRTLDTPIATGEMLSSVAEHRALIDARACDIVQPDAPRVGGITQFMRLLTLADEAGLDIAPHFAMEIHLHLAACYPRETWVEHFDWLDPLFNERLETKDGRMIVPDRPGLGITLSDQARAWTVDTVTIG; from the coding sequence ATGGCGTACACCCCTGACGCGATCAAGACGATCACCCTGTCATCGATTCGATTGCCGTTGGCGGTGCCGATCTCCGATGCCAAGGTCTTCACGGGTCGACAGAAACCGATGACCGAAGTGGCGATGCTCTTCGCCGAGATCACCACGACCGAGGGACATTCGGGGATCGGGTTCAGCTATTCGAAGCGCGGAGGCGGTCCCGCTCAGTACGCTCATGCGAAGGAGATCGCCGAGGCGGCCCTGGGCGAGGATCCCAATGACATCGCCAAGCTCTACACGAAACTGCTGTGGGCCGGCGCTTCGGTGGGACGGTCGGGCCTGGCCACTCAGGCACTCGCCGCGATCGACGTTGCACTCTACGATCTCAAGGCGAAGCGGGCAGAGCTGCCGCTCGCGAAGTTCCTCGGCAGCCATCGCGATGCCGTGCGCACCTACAACACCTCCGGCGGGTTCCTCAACGCCTCGATCGACGAGGTGAAGGAGCGTGCATCGAAGTCGTTGGAAGATGGCATCGGCGGAATCAAGATCAAGGTCGGCCTGCCCGACAGCGCCGAAGATCTCCGCCGAGTCAGCGCAGTGCGCGAGCACATCGGCGATGCTCCCCTCATGGTCGACGCAAACCAGCAGTGGGATCGAGCGACGGCTCTGCGCATGGGCCGAACCCTCGACGAGCTCGGACTGGTGTGGATCGAAGAGCCGCTGGATGCCTATGACGTCGAGGGCCATGCCCGCCTGACGAGAACCCTCGACACTCCCATCGCCACTGGTGAGATGCTCAGCTCGGTGGCTGAGCATCGGGCACTCATCGACGCTCGGGCCTGCGACATCGTCCAGCCCGATGCCCCACGAGTCGGAGGAATCACCCAGTTCATGCGCCTGCTCACCCTCGCCGATGAAGCGGGCCTCGATATCGCTCCGCACTTCGCTATGGAGATCCACCTCCACCTCGCGGCCTGCTACCCGCGCGAGACCTGGGTCGAGCACTTCGACTGGCTCGATCCGCTGTTCAACGAACGTCTCGAGACCAAGGACGGTCGGATGATCGTCCCCGACCGCCCGGGACTCGGCATCACCCTGAGCGATCAGGCTCGGGCCTGGACCGTCGACACCGTGACAATCGGCTGA
- a CDS encoding 5-dehydro-4-deoxyglucarate dehydratase: MAQFSPQDLAAHLKNGLLSFPATAFNSDLSLDEAGYRSHIEWQSSYDVAGLFAAGGTGEGFSLSPDEAARVVELAVASSRPEVPVLASASGPTVQAVRNVRDAEAAGAEGVLVLPPYLTECDQDGLYEHVAAICEATNIGVIVYNRANAIYSADTVARLADNHANFIGFKDAIGDIEHLTKVYAKNGDRLFYLGGLPTAETFALPLLQLGMSTYSSAMFNFVPEFALDFYADVRAQNREAVTEKLNRFVLPYLDIRDRGKGYGVSIVKGGLKAIGRDAGPVRPPLHSLSDQDVADLAGLIDAAKIRPNTEIKIGA; the protein is encoded by the coding sequence ATGGCTCAATTCTCCCCACAGGACCTGGCAGCTCACCTCAAGAACGGACTGCTGTCATTCCCTGCGACGGCGTTCAACTCAGACCTCAGTCTCGACGAGGCCGGCTACCGCAGCCACATCGAATGGCAGTCCAGCTACGACGTCGCCGGTCTCTTCGCCGCGGGCGGCACCGGTGAGGGATTCAGCCTCAGCCCCGACGAGGCAGCCCGCGTCGTCGAACTCGCCGTCGCCTCCTCGCGTCCCGAGGTTCCGGTCCTGGCCTCCGCGAGCGGTCCCACCGTCCAGGCCGTCCGCAACGTCCGCGATGCCGAAGCCGCAGGAGCTGAAGGCGTCCTCGTCCTCCCGCCCTACCTCACCGAATGCGACCAGGACGGTCTCTACGAACACGTCGCCGCGATCTGCGAAGCCACCAACATCGGCGTCATCGTCTACAACCGCGCCAACGCCATCTACTCCGCCGACACCGTCGCCCGGCTCGCCGACAACCACGCGAACTTCATCGGGTTCAAGGACGCCATCGGCGACATCGAACACCTCACGAAGGTCTACGCGAAGAACGGCGACCGCCTCTTCTACCTCGGCGGACTGCCCACCGCCGAGACCTTCGCCCTGCCGCTGCTGCAGCTGGGCATGAGCACCTACTCCTCGGCGATGTTCAACTTCGTCCCCGAATTCGCCCTCGACTTCTACGCCGACGTCCGCGCCCAGAACCGCGAGGCCGTGACCGAGAAGCTCAACCGCTTCGTCCTGCCCTACCTCGACATCCGCGACCGCGGCAAGGGCTACGGAGTCTCCATCGTCAAGGGCGGGCTCAAAGCCATCGGCCGCGACGCCGGACCCGTGCGCCCACCGCTGCACAGCCTCAGCGACCAGGACGTCGCCGACCTCGCCGGCCTCATCGACGCAGCGAAGATCCGCCCCAACACCGAGATCAAGATCGGAGCCTGA
- a CDS encoding aldehyde dehydrogenase (NADP(+)) has product MTALTGLSLIAGDPVTGNGATTNAVDPSTGQTLTPDYTFLDEAQVDAAVDAAAQAFASYRATTPTQRAAFLETIADNIEAVREAIVDRAMSETGLPSARLTGEVGRTVGQLRLFAEVVRTGNFHASRIDPAQPDRTPAPRLDIRQRKVPVGPVVVFGASNFPLAFSVAGGDTASALAAGCPVVVKAHNAHPGTGEIVGRAIAEAVTANGLHPGVFSLVFGPGSSVGQRLVADSRVAAVGFTGSRSGGLALQSTAQARKVPIPVYAEMSSVNPVILLDGALAGDGARVVAEQFITSLTGSSGQLCTAPGLVLVPTGADGDAFAEAVGQLIAQQTGQTMLTPSIAEAFDRGVAALSSQDDVSTVGTGTVGEGQNAPAPVVFTATSAAVRENEVLSEEIFGAASVLVRYDGIDDLLDTLTGIEGQLTTTIHATDADTEAAGRLLPVLEDLSGRILFNGWPTGVEVGHAMVHGGPFPATSAPGTTSVGSLAIDRFLRPVAYQSVPVGLLPEPIADDNPWSVVQMVDGVVTTPDQAGAVLSGTGAAGS; this is encoded by the coding sequence ATGACCGCGCTCACTGGACTCTCCCTCATCGCCGGGGACCCGGTCACCGGCAACGGCGCCACCACCAACGCCGTCGACCCGAGCACCGGGCAGACCCTGACCCCCGACTACACGTTCCTCGACGAAGCACAGGTCGACGCCGCCGTCGATGCCGCTGCGCAGGCATTCGCCAGCTACCGGGCGACCACGCCGACCCAGCGCGCCGCCTTCCTCGAGACGATCGCGGACAACATCGAAGCCGTGCGCGAAGCGATCGTCGACCGTGCCATGTCCGAGACCGGGCTGCCCTCGGCACGGCTGACCGGTGAAGTCGGCCGTACAGTCGGACAGCTGCGACTCTTCGCCGAGGTGGTCCGGACCGGGAACTTCCACGCCTCCCGCATCGACCCCGCCCAGCCGGACCGTACCCCGGCACCGCGGCTGGACATCCGGCAGCGCAAGGTCCCCGTCGGCCCTGTCGTCGTCTTCGGCGCCAGCAACTTCCCGCTCGCCTTCTCCGTCGCCGGCGGTGACACCGCCTCCGCGCTCGCCGCCGGCTGCCCCGTCGTCGTCAAAGCCCACAACGCCCATCCCGGAACCGGGGAGATCGTCGGCCGGGCCATCGCCGAGGCGGTCACCGCCAACGGTCTCCACCCCGGAGTGTTCTCCCTCGTCTTCGGACCGGGATCCTCGGTCGGTCAGCGACTCGTCGCCGATTCCCGGGTCGCCGCCGTCGGCTTCACGGGTTCCCGCTCCGGCGGACTGGCCCTGCAGTCGACCGCTCAGGCACGGAAGGTCCCCATTCCCGTCTATGCGGAGATGAGCTCGGTCAACCCGGTCATCCTGCTCGACGGTGCCCTGGCAGGCGACGGGGCACGCGTCGTGGCCGAACAGTTCATCACCTCGCTGACCGGCTCGAGCGGCCAGCTGTGCACCGCACCCGGGCTCGTGCTGGTGCCGACCGGTGCCGACGGAGATGCCTTCGCCGAGGCGGTCGGTCAACTGATCGCCCAGCAGACCGGGCAGACCATGCTCACTCCTTCGATCGCCGAGGCGTTCGACCGCGGCGTGGCCGCGCTCAGTTCACAGGACGACGTGTCCACGGTGGGTACGGGAACCGTGGGGGAGGGCCAGAACGCCCCCGCCCCGGTCGTCTTCACCGCCACCTCGGCGGCCGTGCGGGAGAACGAGGTGCTCAGTGAGGAGATCTTCGGAGCCGCCTCGGTGCTGGTCCGCTATGACGGAATCGATGATCTGCTCGACACCCTCACCGGGATCGAAGGCCAGCTGACGACGACGATCCATGCCACCGACGCCGACACCGAGGCGGCCGGACGGCTGCTGCCCGTCCTTGAGGACCTGAGCGGTCGGATCCTGTTCAACGGATGGCCCACCGGGGTGGAGGTCGGACACGCTATGGTTCATGGCGGACCGTTCCCGGCCACCTCTGCACCGGGCACGACGTCGGTGGGGTCGCTTGCCATCGATCGATTCCTCCGCCCCGTCGCATACCAGTCGGTGCCGGTTGGACTGCTGCCCGAACCGATCGCCGACGACAATCCGTGGTCGGTCGTGCAGATGGTCGACGGTGTGGTGACGACTCCGGACCAGGCTGGAGCCGTCCTCAGCGGGACGGGTGCGGCCGGATCATGA
- a CDS encoding enolase C-terminal domain-like protein: MTIQTQFATPTIASVRVVPVAGRDSMLLNLSGAHGPYFTRNIVLITDSDGRTGLGEVPGGENIKAAIEEAGRELAGRRVAQVNRIVSELHQRFAAVDAGGRGNQTFDLRVGVHATAAIESALLDLHGQFLGLPVADLLAAGQQRDAVPMLGYLFYVGNPDATDLDYLREPDADGWDRLRREEALTPSAVVELARAASAKYGFKDFKLKGGVLAGEAEVETVTALAREFSDARITLDPNGGWLLDDAIEYGKAMNGVVAYAEDPVGPEGRFSGRETMAEFRRATGLRTATNMIATDWREMAHAIRTNAVDIPLADPHFWTMSGSHRVSQLCHDFGLTWGSHSNNHFDVSLAMFTHVGAAAPGKITALDTHWIWQDGQELTTNPLKIVDGEIQVPKAPGLGVTIDEDRLAEAHELYVEHGLGSRDDSVAMQYLVPGWTFDAKKPALLR, encoded by the coding sequence ATGACGATACAGACGCAGTTCGCCACCCCGACCATCGCATCGGTGCGGGTCGTGCCGGTCGCAGGCCGCGACTCGATGCTGCTCAACCTCTCCGGTGCACATGGGCCCTACTTCACCCGCAATATCGTCCTCATCACCGACAGCGATGGTCGGACGGGGCTCGGTGAAGTGCCCGGCGGCGAGAACATCAAGGCCGCCATCGAAGAGGCCGGGCGTGAACTCGCCGGGCGCCGGGTGGCTCAGGTCAATCGGATCGTCTCCGAGCTGCACCAGCGATTCGCTGCCGTCGACGCCGGTGGGCGGGGCAATCAGACCTTCGACCTGCGGGTGGGCGTCCATGCCACGGCCGCAATCGAATCGGCGCTGCTCGACCTGCACGGTCAGTTCCTCGGCCTGCCGGTGGCGGACCTGTTGGCCGCCGGGCAACAGCGGGATGCTGTGCCGATGCTCGGCTACCTCTTCTATGTCGGCAATCCCGATGCCACCGATCTCGACTACCTGCGCGAACCGGATGCGGACGGGTGGGATCGTCTGCGTCGGGAGGAGGCGCTGACCCCGTCAGCAGTCGTTGAATTGGCGAGGGCCGCCTCGGCGAAATACGGATTCAAGGACTTCAAACTCAAGGGCGGAGTGCTCGCCGGCGAGGCCGAGGTCGAGACCGTCACGGCACTGGCCAGGGAGTTTTCGGACGCACGGATCACCCTCGACCCGAACGGCGGTTGGCTGCTCGACGATGCCATCGAATACGGCAAGGCGATGAACGGCGTCGTCGCCTATGCGGAGGACCCTGTCGGTCCCGAGGGTCGGTTCTCCGGTCGGGAGACCATGGCGGAATTCCGCCGAGCCACGGGCCTGCGGACGGCGACGAACATGATCGCCACCGATTGGCGGGAGATGGCGCACGCGATCCGGACCAACGCCGTGGACATTCCGCTTGCTGACCCGCACTTCTGGACGATGTCCGGCTCCCACCGGGTCTCGCAGCTGTGCCACGATTTCGGGTTGACGTGGGGTTCGCACTCGAACAACCACTTCGACGTGTCCCTGGCGATGTTCACCCATGTCGGAGCCGCGGCTCCCGGCAAGATCACGGCACTCGACACGCACTGGATCTGGCAGGACGGCCAGGAGCTGACGACGAATCCGCTGAAGATCGTCGACGGCGAGATTCAGGTGCCTAAGGCGCCGGGACTCGGCGTGACCATCGACGAGGACCGATTGGCCGAAGCGCACGAACTCTACGTCGAACACGGCTTGGGTTCGCGCGACGATTCGGTTGCCATGCAGTACCTGGTCCCCGGCTGGACCTTCGACGCGAAGAAACCCGCCCTCCTCCGCTAA
- a CDS encoding alcohol dehydrogenase catalytic domain-containing protein, protein MISTVPDSTMTGTEATDRGHATAQPFAQVWTGGSEFELRTFDRPRLAPGESLIRLTAATVCGSDRHTVNGRRPGACPSVLGHEGVGIVEETRGDVPVGTRVVFSVTSVCGQCRNCRRGLSAKCTSVRKVGHESAESDWALSGTYASHIHLPAGVAVVPVPDSLPDGVAATAGCAVATVMAMCEAAGDLRGRRVFVNGIGMLGLTAVGAALARAAAEVIAADPHPDRRSLADRAGAARSVEPGVEIADVDVALELSGAESGVRSCISSLGVGGVVVLAGSVTPGPQVSIDPEQVVRGWRTITGVHNFEPHHLAEAVDFLAADGGTLPWEDILGGPIPLADLAKEFASPTKSLRTIVSL, encoded by the coding sequence GTGATATCGACCGTCCCCGATTCGACGATGACAGGCACCGAGGCGACCGATCGCGGCCACGCAACCGCTCAGCCGTTTGCCCAGGTGTGGACCGGAGGATCGGAATTCGAGCTCCGCACGTTCGACCGGCCGCGGCTGGCACCGGGCGAGAGCCTCATCCGGCTGACTGCGGCGACGGTGTGCGGGTCCGATCGGCACACCGTCAACGGACGTCGTCCGGGGGCGTGCCCCTCGGTGCTCGGCCACGAGGGTGTCGGCATCGTCGAGGAGACGCGTGGGGATGTGCCCGTCGGCACGCGCGTGGTCTTCTCGGTCACCTCGGTGTGCGGTCAGTGCCGGAACTGTCGACGCGGGCTGAGCGCGAAATGCACCTCGGTGCGCAAGGTCGGCCACGAATCGGCCGAGTCGGATTGGGCACTGTCGGGCACCTACGCCAGCCATATCCACCTGCCGGCCGGGGTGGCCGTGGTCCCGGTGCCGGATTCGCTGCCCGATGGGGTGGCGGCGACTGCGGGATGCGCCGTAGCCACGGTGATGGCGATGTGTGAAGCCGCCGGTGACCTGCGGGGACGCCGGGTGTTCGTCAATGGAATCGGGATGCTCGGGTTGACCGCGGTCGGGGCAGCTCTGGCCCGCGCTGCTGCCGAGGTCATCGCCGCCGATCCCCATCCGGACCGCCGCTCTCTGGCCGACCGGGCGGGGGCTGCTCGGTCCGTTGAGCCGGGTGTGGAGATCGCTGATGTCGACGTCGCTCTCGAGCTCTCGGGTGCCGAGTCAGGGGTGCGCTCCTGCATTTCGTCGTTGGGTGTCGGGGGCGTTGTGGTCCTCGCCGGCAGCGTGACGCCGGGGCCGCAGGTGTCGATCGATCCCGAGCAGGTGGTGCGCGGATGGCGCACGATCACCGGAGTCCACAATTTCGAACCCCACCACTTGGCCGAAGCCGTGGATTTCTTGGCAGCCGACGGCGGGACCCTGCCGTGGGAGGACATCCTAGGCGGCCCGATCCCCTTGGCTGACTTGGCAAAGGAATTCGCGTCCCCGACCAAATCCCTCCGCACAATAGTCTCCCTCTAA
- a CDS encoding phosphonatase-like hydrolase, whose amino-acid sequence MTELAVFDMAGTTIDERDEVYRVLREATEREGADYSDEVFQKWMGTEKHWAIENLLRLGGIEVTEEVHERAWHWFRAELRETYTKNPPRPLPGIEEALSTLRERGIKVGLTTGFSREIADLIFSTMGWAPGETFDVAVTGDEVPAGRPAPDLINKVMDTVGVTDRAAVVSVGDTSADVESALNAEVTAVGVLTGHLSREDFAAEGAHLVLDSVADLPAVLAEQETAVFAK is encoded by the coding sequence ATGACTGAACTTGCCGTCTTCGACATGGCCGGAACCACCATCGACGAACGTGACGAGGTCTACCGCGTGCTGCGCGAGGCTACCGAAAGGGAGGGCGCGGACTACTCCGATGAGGTCTTCCAGAAGTGGATGGGCACGGAGAAGCACTGGGCGATCGAGAATCTGCTTCGCCTCGGCGGAATCGAGGTCACCGAGGAGGTCCACGAGCGGGCTTGGCATTGGTTCCGTGCCGAGCTGCGCGAGACCTACACCAAGAATCCTCCGCGTCCGCTGCCCGGAATCGAGGAGGCCCTGTCGACCCTGCGTGAGCGTGGGATCAAGGTGGGCCTGACTACCGGGTTCTCCCGCGAGATCGCCGACCTCATCTTCTCCACCATGGGCTGGGCGCCGGGAGAGACCTTCGACGTCGCGGTCACCGGCGACGAGGTGCCCGCCGGCCGTCCGGCGCCGGACCTGATCAACAAGGTCATGGACACGGTCGGAGTCACCGACCGCGCTGCCGTCGTCAGCGTCGGAGACACCTCGGCGGATGTGGAATCGGCACTCAACGCCGAGGTCACGGCCGTGGGGGTCCTCACCGGGCACCTGAGCCGGGAGGATTTCGCGGCCGAGGGCGCGCACCTCGTCCTTGACTCCGTGGCAGATCTGCCTGCGGTCCTCGCCGAGCAGGAAACAGCGGTGTTCGCGAAGTGA